One genomic region from Rosa rugosa chromosome 1, drRosRugo1.1, whole genome shotgun sequence encodes:
- the LOC133732394 gene encoding uncharacterized protein LOC133732394: MKARAMIFIRKHMEEALKVEYLAEEDPRSLWVALEERFNHQRAIYLPEARHDWQNIRFQDFKTVNEYNSEICRIRSLLKFCGEELTEADLLEKTFSTFPPSCMVLQQQYRERNFARFSELITILLLAEKNNNLLLRNDQARPTGTRAIPLPEANTIAHHENNRGRRNRGRGRGRRSERPRHGRRNGPRNGPYDRDHPGNGPRGRGGRGQGPRGGNRNGQVRQAQIRENPGPARRPQNQHNLCYRCGGTDHWSRTCRATDEEIGEYHAKRGTREANLVEESVPMDTTLEITDFQAANGYIED, translated from the coding sequence ATGAAGGCAAGGGCTATGATTTTCATCAGGAAACATATGGAAGAAGCACTCAAGGTGGAATATTTAGCTGAAGAAGACCCACGatctctttgggtcgctctagaagagcgatTCAACCACCAAAGGGCCATCTACTTGCCGGAAGCAAGGCACGATTGGCAGAACATACGTTTCCAAGATTTCAAGACTGTCAATGAGTATAACTCTGAAATCTGCCGGATTCGGTCACTCCTAAAATTCTGTGGAGAAGAGCTCACAGAAGCCGACCTACTGGAGAAAACTTTCTCCACCTTCCCACCTTCCTGTATGGTCCTGCAGCAACAATACAGGGAAAGAAACTTTGCTAGATTCTCCGAATTAATCACCATCCTGTTGCTCGCTGAAAAGAACAACAACCTACTTCTGAGGAATGATCAAGCAAGGCCCACCGGTACTAGAGCAATTCCTTTGCCTGAAGCAAATACTATTGCCCATCACGAAAATAATCGTGGAAGGAGGAACCGGGGCCGTGGAAGGGGAAGAAGGTCTGAACGTCCAAGGCATGGAAGGAGAAATGGGCCCAGAAATGGCCCATATGATCGTGACCACCCAGGCAATGGCCCAAGGGGTCGAGGAGGACGTggacaaggcccacgtggtggaAACCGAAATGGCCAAGTCCGACAAGCTCAAATTAGAGAGAACCCTGGTCCGGCCCGTCGCCCTCAAAATCAACATAATCTATGTTATAGATGTGGAGGCACTGACcattggtcccgcacctgtcgtGCAACAGATGAAGAGATAGGAGAGTATCACGCCAAACGCGGAACTCGAGAGGCCAACCTTGTGGAAGAGTCAGTCCCTATGGATACCACCTTGGAGATTACTGATTTCCAAGCAGCCAATGGATACATCGAGGATTGA
- the LOC133725960 gene encoding protein argonaute 16-like, with product MVDVASAGAGKAGGEPDLIPPPPPTIPPNVKPEVLSSPKYSIMSRRGTGTTGRRIQLLANHFKVTVKAPDAVFYQYSVHITSEDKRAVEGKGIGRKLVDRLYQTYSSELAGKKFAYDGEKALYTVGPLPQNKLEFTVVLEETFAKSESGSPSEVAEKRSRRSLQSKTFTVELSYAAKIPLKSIALALKGADVDNTQDALRVLDIILRQQAANMGCLLVRQSFFHDDSRNFTDVGAGVIGVRGFHSSFRPTQGGLSLNMDVSTTMIMTPGPVIDFLIANQGVREPRNIDWVKAKRMLKNMRIKTRHRNMEFKIIGISEKPCNLQYFPMKLKPGDGASEGETAEVTVFEYFTKHCGIELTYSAYLPCLDVGKPKRPNYLPLELCALVSLQRYTKALSSQQRASLVEKSRQKPQDRIRTVTDAVCKYQYDSDPVLTTCGISIEKQLTQFEGRVLDTPKLKVGNSEDCTPFKGRWNFNNKTLLNPTRIDRWIVVNFSARCDTSHISRELINSGRKKGILIERPYTLLEEEPQSRRQSPVLRVEKMFEQIQTKLPSPPDFILCVLPERKNSDIYGPWKKKSLSDFGIVTQCISPSKINDQYLTNVLLKINSKLGGINSLLALEHSSCVPLIKDTPTMILGMDVSHGSPGRSDIPSVAAVVGSRSWPLISRYRAAVRTQSPKVEMIDALYKPLANGKDDGIIRELLVDFYKTSGGRKPTQIIVFRDGVSESQFNQVLNIELDQIVKAYQHLGEANIPKFTVIVAQKNHHTKLFQTNSPDNVPPGTVVDTKIVHPRNYDFYMCAQAGMIGTSRPAHYHVLLDEIGFSPDDLQNLIHSLSYVYQRSTTAISIVAPICYAHLAAAQVGQFMKFEDLSDTSSGKGSVTSSESIPVQELPRLHEKVQGSMFFC from the exons ATGGTGGATGTAGCTAGTGCTGGTGCTGGGAAGGCAGGCGGGGAACCAGATTTGATCCCACCACCTCCTCCAACCATTCCGCCCAATGTGAAGCCAGAAGTCCTGAGTTCTCCCAAGTATTCTATTATGAGTAGGCGTGGTACTGGAACAACTGGGAGACGCATACAATTGCTCGCAAACCACTTCAAAGTCACTGTGAAAGCTCCAGATGCTGTGTTCTACCAGTATTCT GTTCATATTACTTCTGAAGACAAGAGGGCCGTTGAAGGCAAGGGAATTGGCAGAAAACTGGTTGACAGGCTCTATCAAACATATTCTTCTGAACTTGCTGGTAAGAAGTTTGCGTATGATGGAGAGAAAGCTCTGTATACAGTTGGTCCTCTGCCACAGAACAAGCTTGAGTTTACAGTTGTGCTGGAGGAGACATTTGCAAAGAG TGAAAGTGGGAGTCCCAGTGAAGTGGCTGAAAAACGGTCAAGACGATCTCTTCAGTCAAAAACTTTTACCGTAGAGTTAAGTTATGCTGCCAAAATACCTCTGAAGTCAATTGCTCTTGCCCTCAAAGGAGCTGATGTCGACAATACTCAGGATGCATTGAGAGTGCTTGATATTATTCTACGGCAGCAAGCAGCTAACAT GGGATGCCTTCTGGTACGACAGTCATTCTTTCATGATGACTCCAGGAACTTTACTGATGTTGGGGCAGGTGTGATTGGTGTTCGGGGATTTCATTCCAGTTTCCGTCCAACTCAGGGTGGTTTGTCCTTGAATATGG ATGTATCTACAACAATGATCATGACTCCTGGACCGGTAATAGATTTTCTGATTGCCAACCAGGGTGTGCGAGAACCCCGCAACATTGACTGGGTCAAG GCCAAGAGAATGCTGAAAAACATGAGGATTAAGACGAGACACCGTAACATGGAATTTAAAATAATAGGCATCAGTGAGAAGCCCTGCAATCTGCAATA CTTTCCTATGAAGTTAAAGCCTGGTGATGGTGCAAGTGAAGGGGAGACTGCAGAGGTTACTGTGTTTGAGTATTTCACCAAACACTGTGGCATTGAACTCACTTACTCTGCATACCTGCCATGCCTTGATGTTGGCAAACCAAAAAGGCCCAACTATCTGCCTCTGGAG CTCTGTGCGCTTGTTTCATTACAACGGTATACGAAAGCATTATCTTCACAGCAGAGGGCATCCTTAGTTGAAAAATCAAGGCAGAAGCCTCAGGATAGAATACGAACTGTGACTGAT GCTGTATGCAAATACCAGTATGATAGTGATCCTGTGCTTACTACATGTGGTATTTCTATAGAGAAGCAATTAACTCAGTTTGAAGGACGCGTTCTTGATACTCcgaag TTAAAGGTAGGTAACAGTGAGGATTGCACCCCTTTTAAGGGACGATGGAACTTCAACAACAAG ACACTTTTGAACCCCACTCGCATTGACCGCTGGATTGTTGTCAACTTCTCTGCACGCTGTGATACCAGCCATATCTCGAGGGAGCTTATCAACAGTGGGAGGAAAAAGGGCATT cTTATTGAGCGTCCCTATACGCTGCTTGAGGAAGAACCACAGTCTAGAAGACAAAGTCCTGTTCTAAGAGTTGAAAAGATGTTTGAACAAATTCAAACTAAGCTTCCAAGTCCACCTGACTTCATTCTTTGTGTTTTACCAGAGAGGAAAAATTCTGATATTTATG GGCCTTGGAAGAAAAAGAGTCTCAGTGATTTCGGTATTGTCACACAATGCATTTCCCCTTCCAAGATTAATGATCAGTACCTTACCAATGTGCTACTGAAAATCAATTCTAAG CTTGGAGGAATAAATTCTTTGTTGGCGCTAGAGCATTCCTCATGTGTCCCTTTGATAAAAGATACTCCTACGATGATTTTGGGGATGGATGTATCTCATGGGTCTCCTGGTCGATCAGACATTCCTTCTGTTGCTGCG GTTGTAGGCTCTCGAAGTTGGCCACTTATTTCAAGGTACAGAGCAGCTGTTAGAACACAATCTCCTAAGGTGGAAATGATTGATGCTCTTTACAAGCCACTGGCAAATGGAAAAGATGATGGTATTATCAG GGAACTGCTTGTCGACTTCTATAAGACAAGCGGTGGACGTAAACCAACTCAGATTATTGTCTTCAG GGATGGAGTAAGTGAATCACAGTTTAATCAAGTCCTGAACATTGAGCTGGATCAAATCGTAAAG GCTTACCAGCACCTAGGGGAGGCTAATATTCCAAAGTTTACTGTGATTGTGGCTCAGAAGAATCATCACACAAAGCTATTCCAAACTAATTCCCCTGATAATGTTCCACCAG GGACTGTTGTTGACACCAAAATTGTGCATCCAAGGAATTATGATTTCTACATGTGTGCTCAGGCAGGCATGATT GGAACTTCCAGGCCAGCTCACTATCATGTCTTGCTTGATGAGATTGGCTTTTCCCCTGATGACTTGCAAAACCTGATCCACTCCCTTTCTTATGT GTACCAGAGGAGTACAACTGCAATCTCTATTG TGGCGCCCATATGCTATGCGCACCTTGCTGCAGCACAAGTGGGGCAGTTCATGAAGTTTGAAGATCTCTCGGACACCTCGTCGGGGAAGGGCAGTGTCACTTCATCAGAGAGCATCCCAGTTCAAGAGCTTCCCAGGCTTCATGAGAAGGTCCAGGGCTCCATGTTCTTCTGCTGA
- the LOC133732400 gene encoding probable sphingolipid transporter spinster homolog 2, which produces MVGLLVSSPIFASLAKSVNPFRLIGVGLSVWTLAVTGCGFSFNFWSIIICRMLVGVGEASFISLAAPFIDDNAPSPQKTAWLSIFYMCIPSGYALGYVYGGLVGTRLSWRAAFWGEAILMLPFVILGFVVKPLQMRGFKHDESKVAVSQVQGSGASEIKVATKIKKHLSRFMKDMKELLVDKVYIVNVLGYVAYTFVIGAYSYWGPKAGYNIYHMNNADMMFGGVTIVCGVLGTVAGGFVLDYMSNTISNAFKLLATTTFIGAILCFGAFCLKNTYGFLALFAVGQLLVFAIQGPVNYVCLHCVKPSLRPLSMAISTVAIHIFGDVPSSPLVGVLQDHIKNWRSTALILTSIFVPAAAIWFIGIFLHSVNRYSEESENQISTTQVEEKKTESTDSAAEPVTYSTLV; this is translated from the coding sequence ATGGTTGGACTCCTCGTGTCTTCTCCAATATTTGCATCACTAGCCAAGAGTGTGAATCCCTTTCGGCTCATCGGAGTTGGATTGTCAGTTTGGACTTTGGCTGTAACTGGCTGTGGTTTCTCATTCAACTTCTGGTCCATCATTATTTGCCGCATGCTGGTTGGTGTTGGTGAGGCTTCATTTATTAGTCTCGCTGCCCCTTTCATCGATGATAATGCTCCATCTCCTCAGAAAACTGCATGGCTTTCGATATTCTACATGTGCATACCATCTGGATATGCACTTGGTTATGTTTATGGTGGCTTGGTGGGCACTAGGCTAAGTTGGCGTGCTGCATTTTGGGGGGAGGCAATTCTGATGCTTCCCTTTGTGATTCTCGGGTTTGTTGTCAAGCCTTTGCAGATGAGAGGTTTTAAGCATGATGAATCAAAAGTTGCTGTGTCACAAGTTCAAGGTTCGGGTGCTTCCGAGATTAAAGTTGCAACGAAAATAAAGAAGCATCTTTCGAGGTTTATGAAAGATATGAAGGAGCTTTTGGTCGATAAGGTGTACATTGTTAATGTTCTTGGTTATGTAGCATACACCTTTGTAATTGGTGCCTACTCATATTGGGGACCTAAGGCTGGTTACAATATATATCATATGAATAATGCAGATATGATGTTTGGAGGTGTTACAATTGTGTGCGGAGTACTTGGCACAGTAGCAGGAGGCTTTGTTCTGGATTATATGTCTAACACTATCTCCAATGCTTTCAAGCTTCTTGCAACCACAACGTTTATTGGGGCTATATTATGCTTTGGTGCCTTTTGCTTGAAGAACACGTACGGTTTCCTAGCTCTTTTTGCAGTTGGACAACTACTTGTCTTTGCAATTCAGGGTCCCGTAAATTATGTTTGTCTGCATTGTGTGAAACCTAGTTTAAGGCCACTGTCTATGGCCATTTCTACTGTTGCAATTCACATCTTTGGAGATGTGCCTTCCTCACCTCTCGTCGGAGTTCTCCAGGATCACATCAAGAATTGGAGGTCGACTGCTCTTATTCTAACATCTATTTTTGTTCCAGCGGCTGCCATATGGTTTATAGGAATTTTTCTGCACAGCGTCAATAGGTACAGCGAAGAAAGTGAGAACCAGATATCCACAACTCAGGTTGAAGAAAAGAAGACAGAATCTACTGATTCTGCTGCCGAGCCCGTCACATATTCAACTCTTGTCTAG
- the LOC133744015 gene encoding protein argonaute 16-like, whose protein sequence is MEDLPPPPPIVPPNVKPEVVALAPPKHSIMVRPRGSGTTGRRIQLSTNHFKVSVKNPDAVFYQYSVLITYEDKRPVEGMGLGRKLVDKLYQTYTSEFAGKKFAYDGEKALYTVGPLPRNKLEFTVVLEESFTKSNKIGKSGETDKRMKHCSNRSKTFNVEISYAAKIPLKSIALALQGAEVDNTQDALRVLDIILRQKAAKMGCLLVRQSFFHDDSRNFVEIGGGVTGVRGFHSSFRPTQGGMSLNMDVSTTMIVTPGPVIDFLLTNQGVREPRYIDWVKAKRMLKNMKITTRHRNMECKITGLSEKTCNNQLFNLKLRSGDGTSEGETVEITVYEYFVKHCGIELTYSQHMPCLDVGKPKRPTYVPVELCSLVSLQRYTKALSSQQRASLVEKSRQKPLERIKSVTDALRNYRYDEDPVLAECGISIEKQLIQMDGRILETPKLKVGGSEDMMPFKGRWNFKGKSFLDPTSINSWLAVNFSGRCDLSQISRELINVGKKTGIQIQRPKTLIEEDPRAERLGPVARVDKMFEQIQAKLQEPPEFILCVIPKKGSDIYGPWKKKTLVDFGIPTQCISPPKLSDPYLTNVLMKINTKLGGINSLLALEYSSRVPLINDTPTMILGMDVSHGSPGRSDIPSVAAVVGSHSWPLISRYRAAVRTQSPKVEMIDGLYKPLPNGNDDGIIRELLLDFYNTSKGRKPTQIIVFRDGVSESQFNQVLNIELDQIVKAYQHLGEENVPKFTLIIAQKNHHTKLFQANSPDNVPPGTVVDTKIVHPRIYDFYMCAQAGMIGTSRPAHYHVLLDEIGFSPDDLQNLIHSLSYVYQRSCTAISIVAPICYAHLAAAQVGQFMKFEDLSETSSAKGSVTISESIPVPELPRLHRKVQGSMFFC, encoded by the exons ATGGAGGATTTGCCTCCGCCACCTCCTATTGTACCACCGAATGTGAAGCCAGAAGTTGTGGCTCTGGCTCCTCCTAAGCACTCTATTATGGTTAGGCCACGTGGGAGTGGAACCACAGGGCGGCGCATACAATTGAGCACTAACCACTTCAAAGTTTCTGTGAAGAATCCAGATGCTGTGTTCTACCAGTACTCT GTTCTGATAACTTATGAAGATAAGAGACCTGTTGAAGGCATGGGACTTGGGAGAAAGCTGGTGGATAAGCTCTATCAAACATACACTTCAGAGTTTGCTGGTAAAAAGTTTGCATATGATGGGGAGAAAGCTTTATACACAGTCGGTCCTCTCCCGCGAAACAAGCTTGAGTTCACAGTTGTTTTGGAGGAGTCATTTACAAAGAG CAACAAAATTGGGAAGTCTGGTGAGACTGATAAAAGGATGAAGCACTGTTCCAATCGGTCGAAAACATTCAATGTAGAGATAAGTTATGCTGCCAAAATACCTCTCAAGTCAATTGCTCTTGCCCTTCAAGGAGCTGAAGTAGACAACACTCAGGATGCATTGAGAGTGCTTGATATTATTCTACGGCAGAAAGCAGCTAAGAT GGGATGCCTTCTAGTACGACAGTCATTCTTCCATGATGACTCCAGGAACTTTGTTGAGATTGGAGGAGGTGTGACTGGTGTCCGGGGTTTTCATTCCAGTTTCCGTCCAACTCAGGGGGGCATGTCCTTGAATATGG ATGTATCTACAACAATGATTGTGACGCCTGGACCTGTTATTGATTTTCTGTTAACCAACCAGGGTGTACGAGAACCCCGCTACATTGACTGGGTAAAG GCCAAAAGAATGCTGAAAAATATGAAGATTACAACGAGACACCGTAACATGGAGTGCAAAATCACTGGGTTGAGTGAGAAGACCTGCAATAATCAGTT GTTTAATCTGAAGCTAAGGAGTGGTGATGGCACGAGTGAGGGGGAAACTGTGGAGATTACGGTGTATGAATATTTCGTCAAACACTGTGGCATAGAGCTCACCTATTCTCAACACATGCCATGCCTTGATGTTGGCAAGCCAAAGAGGCCCACTTATGTTCCAGTTGAG CTATGTTCACTTGTTTCACTACAAAGGTATACAAAAGCATTATCTTCCCAGCAAAGAGCCTCCTTAGTGGAAAAATCAAGGCAGAAGCCTCTGGAGAGAATAAAGAGTGTGACTGAT GCTTTAAGAAATTACCGCTATGATGAGGATCCTGTGCTTGCTGAATGTGGTATATCTATAGAGAAGCAACTGATTCAGATGGATGGCCGTATTCTTGAGACCCCAAAG TTAAAGGTAGGTGGCAGTGAGGACATGATGCCCTTTAAGGGACGATGGAACTTCAAAGGAAAG TCATTTTTGGATCCTACTAGCATTAACTCTTGGCTAGCTGTCAACTTCTCCGGACGCTGTGACCTTAGTCAAATCTCTCGGGAGCTTATCAATGTTGGGAAGAAGACTGGAATT CAAATTCAGCGGCCCAAAACTCTTATTGAGGAAGATCCGCGAGCTGAAAGACTAGGCCCTGTTGCTAGAGTAGACAAGATGTTTGAACAGATTCAGGCTAAGCTCCAAGAACCACCTGAGTTCATTCTGTGTGTCATACCCAAGAAAGGTTCTGATATCTATG GGCCTTGGAAGAAAAAAACTCTGGTTGACTTTGGGATTCCAACACAATGTATTTCCCCACCCAAGCTTAGCGATCCTTACCTGACTAATGTCCTAATGAAAATCAATACCAAG CTTGGAGGAATAAATTCTCTCTTGGCACTGGAGTACTCCTCACGTGTTCCTCTTATAAATGATACTCCTACAATGATTTTGGGGATGGATGTGTCTCATGGTTCTCCTGGCCGTTCAGATATTCCTTCAGTTGCTGCG GTTGTTGGCTCTCATAGTTGGCCTCTTATATCAAGGTACAGAGCAGCTGTTAGAACACAATCTCCTAAGGTGGAGATGATTGATGGTCTATACAAGCCACTTCCAAATGGAAATGATGATGGTATTATCAG GGAACTGCTTCTGGACTTCTATAACACAAGCAAAGGACGCAAACCAACTCAGATCATTGTTTTCAG ggatgGCGTCAGTGAATCACAGTTTAATCAAGTGTTGAACATTGAGCTGGATCAAATTGTAAAG GCTTACCAGCACCTTGGGGAGGAAAATGTTCCAAAGTTCACTCTCATTATAGCTCAAAAGAATCATCACACAAAGCTATTCCAAGCTAATAGCCCTGACAATGTTCCACCAG GGACAGTTGTTGACACAAAAATCGTGCACCCAAGGATCTATGATTTCTACATGTGTGCTCAGGCTGGCATGATT GGAACTTCGAGGCCAGCTCACTATCATGTCTTGCTTGATGAGATTGGCTTTTCCCCTGATGACTTGCAGAACCTGATTCACTCCCTTTCTTATGT GTACCAAAGGAGCTGTACTGCAATATCCATTG TGGCACCCATATGCTATGCGCACCTTGCTGCAGCACAAGTGGGGCAGTTTATGAAGTTTGAAGATCTCTCGGAAACTTCATCGGCTAAAGGTAGTGTCACAATATCAGAGAGCATCCCAGTTCCCGAGCTCCCTAGGCTTCATAGAAAGGTCCAGGGCTCCATGTTCTTCTGCTAA